A window of Campylobacter lari subsp. lari contains these coding sequences:
- a CDS encoding LptF/LptG family permease, whose translation MNVFFRYISSLYLKSFFILFFSLTFFFVAIDFLVNFNKIPKSANLELLYILFLTCSAVSYILPLAIVFALILCVFNMIRSNEFVSLYALGLSKNQVIFYPFLWALFFCFVYIGLNFTPFAYANEYKSNIIKTGLVSREGGNVLIKYDNKFVYIEKTSTNSLYNVKIFDVKNLDIKQLTQAKKAQFNGQSWELIDVKTIKVPDKLIVSQEGLKIEDFKSIKGLENFSPKILERISLVESDPSYSISDALESILIFAKQDISTNTLRTSLYSLVFIPFFAPFLMLIIYYYFPITARFFNLAFLAFVFFISVLSAWGLLFLLTRLSENEILLPEFGIMLPIFILICMGSWFYYKNK comes from the coding sequence ATGAATGTATTTTTTCGTTATATTTCATCATTGTATTTAAAATCATTTTTTATTTTATTTTTTTCTTTAACATTTTTTTTTGTTGCAATTGATTTTTTGGTAAATTTTAATAAAATTCCAAAAAGTGCAAATTTAGAATTACTTTATATACTTTTTTTAACATGCTCAGCAGTTTCTTATATATTGCCACTAGCTATAGTTTTTGCCTTGATTTTATGTGTTTTTAATATGATACGTTCAAATGAATTTGTTAGCTTATATGCTTTGGGTTTAAGTAAAAATCAAGTGATTTTTTATCCTTTTTTATGGGCTTTGTTTTTTTGTTTTGTATATATTGGTTTAAATTTTACCCCTTTTGCTTATGCAAATGAATACAAAAGCAATATAATAAAAACAGGTCTTGTCTCAAGAGAAGGTGGAAATGTTTTAATAAAATATGATAATAAATTTGTGTATATAGAAAAAACTAGTACAAATTCTTTGTATAATGTAAAAATTTTTGATGTAAAAAATTTAGATATCAAACAACTCACACAAGCAAAAAAAGCGCAATTTAACGGACAATCATGGGAGCTTATTGATGTCAAAACCATAAAAGTCCCAGATAAGCTAATAGTCTCTCAAGAGGGTTTAAAAATAGAAGATTTTAAAAGTATAAAAGGTTTGGAAAATTTCTCACCAAAAATTTTAGAGAGAATTTCTTTAGTAGAAAGTGATCCTTCTTATTCTATAAGTGATGCTTTAGAGAGTATTTTGATATTTGCAAAGCAAGATATATCAACAAATACTCTTAGAACAAGTTTATATTCATTAGTTTTTATTCCATTTTTTGCGCCTTTTTTAATGCTTATAATTTATTATTATTTTCCAATCACAGCAAGATTTTTTAATTTAGCCTTTTTAGCCTTTGTATTTTTCATATCAGTTCTTAGTGCTTGGGGTTTATTATTTTTGTTAACAAGATTAAGTGAAAATGAAATTTTACTTCCTGAATTTGGCATAATGTTACCAATTTTTATTTTGATTTGCATGGGAAGTTGGTTTTATTATAAAAACAAATAA
- a CDS encoding chemotaxis protein: MFDENVVKTGSNEMELVDFRIFKQGQDKVYEGIYGVNVSKVREIIKIPFLTEIPGVPEYVEGIFDLRGVVIPVINLAKWMQIQEPEMTNIKPRVIITEFSNVLIGFIVHEAKRIRRINWKNIEPATFAASAGSLDKSKITGVTRIEGDEVLLILDLESIVQELGIYTPQTDIEDDKIQKIDGMALALDDSSTARKLVKDLLNKIGLKVVEAKDGVEGLQKLQELYGTYGEDLSKHLKIIVSDVEMPQMDGFHFAAKVREDERFKNIPIVFNSSLSNEFMSDKGVKEAGGEGYLVKFNASDFFAEISRVIKKHEKGEE, translated from the coding sequence ATGTTTGATGAGAATGTCGTGAAAACAGGTTCAAATGAAATGGAACTTGTTGATTTTCGCATCTTTAAGCAAGGCCAAGATAAAGTCTATGAGGGAATTTATGGTGTAAATGTTTCTAAAGTTAGAGAAATCATAAAAATTCCTTTTTTGACTGAAATTCCAGGGGTGCCTGAGTATGTTGAAGGTATTTTTGATCTTCGTGGCGTGGTAATTCCTGTGATTAATTTGGCTAAATGGATGCAAATTCAAGAACCAGAAATGACAAATATAAAACCTAGAGTTATCATTACTGAATTTAGTAATGTGTTAATAGGCTTTATCGTTCATGAGGCTAAAAGAATTCGTAGAATTAATTGGAAAAATATTGAACCAGCTACTTTTGCAGCTAGTGCGGGTAGTTTAGATAAAAGTAAAATTACCGGTGTAACTAGAATTGAAGGTGATGAGGTTTTACTTATATTAGATTTAGAAAGTATAGTTCAAGAACTTGGAATTTATACTCCACAAACAGATATAGAAGATGATAAGATTCAAAAAATCGATGGTATGGCTTTAGCACTTGATGATAGTTCTACTGCAAGAAAACTTGTTAAAGATTTACTTAATAAAATTGGCTTAAAAGTTGTAGAAGCAAAAGATGGGGTTGAAGGCTTACAAAAATTACAAGAATTGTATGGTACTTATGGTGAAGATTTAAGCAAGCATCTTAAAATTATCGTAAGTGATGTTGAAATGCCTCAAATGGATGGTTTCCACTTTGCAGCCAAAGTAAGAGAAGATGAGAGATTTAAAAATATTCCTATAGTATTTAACTCTTCTTTATCGAATGAATTTATGAGTGATAAAGGCGTTAAAGAGGCAGGTGGAGAGGGATATTTGGTTAAATTTAACGCAAGTGATTTCTTTGCTGAAATTTCTCGTGTTATTAAAAAACATGAAAAAGGTGAGGAGTAA
- a CDS encoding hybrid sensor histidine kinase/response regulator encodes MEDIQEILEDFLVEAFELVEQIDHDLVELEANPEDLELLNRIFRVAHTVKGSSSFLNFDVLTKLTHHMEDVLNKARHNELKITPEVMDVVLESIDMMKTLLNSIRDNGNDTAIGLDIAPICARLTAISEGESLDGVKTETKVEAPKEEVKEEPKAEEQPEVDVNKLSDDEVEAEIERLLKVRKAEDQARRAEKKKTQQANPTPSKPAAQTQNAPAEKKVPAASGGSSGANMDQTIRVEVKRLDHLMNLIGELVLGKNRLLKIYDDVEERYDGEKFLEELNQVVSQLSIVTTDIQLAVMKTRMQPIAKVFNKFPRVVRDLGRELGKQMELEISGEETELDKSIVEEIGDPIMHMIRNSCDHGIEDPATRLANGKPEKGTVNLKAYNEGNHIVVEIADDGKGLDADALKSKAIEKNLITEREADQMTDKEAFALIFKPGFSTAAKITNVSGRGVGMDVVKTNIEKLNGVIEIDSELGKGTVMKLKIPLTLAIIQSLLVGTQEEFYAIPLASVLETVRVPIDDIYTIEGKNVLRLRDEVLSLVRLSDVFGVKQVLENSDQTYVVVIGVAESKLGIIVDTLIGQEEIVIKSMGEYLQNIQGIAGATIRGDGRVTLIIDVAAMMDIAKEIKVDIKAQIEAQSKKVVKEKPSDYTVLIVDDSKMDRNIMQKSLEPLGVSIIEATNGVEALNTIKSGEHDIDAVLIDIEMPRMDGYTLAGEIRKYSKYKNLPLVAVTSRTSKSDRLRGVEVGMTEYITKPYSPEYLENVVRKNLKLG; translated from the coding sequence ATGGAAGATATTCAAGAAATACTTGAGGATTTTTTAGTTGAAGCCTTTGAACTAGTTGAGCAAATCGACCATGACTTAGTTGAACTAGAAGCAAATCCTGAAGATTTAGAATTATTAAATAGAATTTTCCGTGTTGCGCACACAGTTAAAGGATCATCAAGCTTTTTAAATTTTGATGTTTTAACTAAACTTACTCATCATATGGAAGATGTTTTAAATAAAGCAAGACACAATGAGTTAAAAATCACCCCTGAAGTAATGGATGTGGTTTTAGAGTCTATTGATATGATGAAAACTTTATTAAATTCTATTAGAGATAATGGAAATGATACAGCAATAGGACTTGATATAGCTCCAATTTGTGCAAGATTAACTGCGATTTCAGAAGGTGAAAGTTTAGATGGTGTTAAAACAGAAACTAAGGTAGAAGCACCTAAAGAAGAGGTAAAAGAAGAACCAAAAGCTGAAGAGCAACCTGAAGTTGATGTTAATAAATTAAGTGATGATGAAGTTGAAGCAGAAATCGAAAGACTTTTAAAAGTAAGAAAAGCCGAAGATCAAGCAAGACGCGCTGAAAAGAAAAAAACACAACAAGCCAATCCAACTCCAAGCAAACCAGCTGCACAAACACAAAATGCTCCAGCTGAGAAAAAAGTTCCAGCAGCAAGTGGAGGAAGCAGTGGTGCAAATATGGATCAAACCATTAGGGTTGAAGTAAAAAGACTTGATCATTTAATGAACTTAATTGGTGAGCTTGTTCTTGGTAAAAACCGCTTGTTAAAAATTTACGATGATGTTGAAGAAAGATATGATGGAGAAAAATTCTTAGAAGAATTAAATCAAGTTGTATCTCAACTTAGCATAGTGACAACAGATATTCAATTAGCAGTTATGAAAACAAGAATGCAACCAATTGCAAAAGTTTTCAACAAATTCCCAAGAGTTGTTCGTGATTTGGGTCGTGAGCTTGGTAAGCAAATGGAACTTGAAATTTCAGGTGAAGAAACAGAACTTGATAAATCAATCGTAGAAGAAATCGGCGATCCTATCATGCATATGATTAGAAATTCATGTGATCATGGTATAGAAGATCCTGCTACTCGTTTAGCAAATGGTAAGCCAGAAAAAGGAACTGTAAATCTTAAAGCATACAATGAAGGAAATCACATTGTTGTTGAAATTGCAGATGATGGTAAAGGGCTTGATGCAGATGCATTAAAATCAAAAGCTATAGAAAAGAATTTGATTACAGAGCGTGAAGCTGATCAAATGACAGATAAAGAAGCATTTGCTCTTATTTTCAAACCAGGTTTTTCAACTGCTGCAAAAATTACTAACGTTTCAGGACGTGGCGTTGGAATGGATGTTGTTAAAACTAATATTGAAAAATTAAATGGTGTGATAGAAATTGATAGTGAGCTTGGAAAAGGCACTGTAATGAAGCTCAAAATTCCATTAACACTAGCTATTATCCAATCATTACTAGTTGGAACTCAAGAAGAATTCTATGCTATACCACTTGCAAGTGTTCTTGAAACAGTTAGGGTGCCAATTGATGATATTTACACTATTGAAGGTAAAAATGTGCTTCGTTTAAGAGATGAAGTTTTATCTTTAGTAAGACTTTCTGATGTATTTGGAGTTAAACAAGTACTTGAAAATAGTGATCAAACTTATGTAGTTGTTATAGGTGTAGCAGAAAGCAAACTTGGTATCATAGTAGATACTTTAATAGGGCAAGAAGAAATTGTTATTAAATCAATGGGTGAATATTTGCAAAATATTCAAGGAATTGCTGGTGCAACTATCCGTGGTGATGGTAGGGTTACATTGATTATCGATGTGGCTGCTATGATGGATATAGCTAAAGAGATTAAAGTAGATATTAAAGCTCAGATTGAAGCACAATCTAAAAAGGTTGTAAAAGAAAAACCAAGTGATTACACTGTGCTTATAGTGGATGATTCTAAGATGGATAGAAATATCATGCAAAAATCATTAGAACCGCTGGGAGTGAGCATTATAGAAGCAACCAATGGTGTTGAAGCTTTAAATACCATTAAATCAGGCGAGCATGATATTGATGCAGTGTTGATTGATATTGAAATGCCAAGAATGGATGGTTATACTTTAGCAGGTGAGATTAGAAAGTATTCTAAATATAAAAACCTTCCGCTTGTTGCAGTAACTTCAAGAACTAGTAAATCAGACCGCTTAAGAGGTGTGGAAGTAGGAATGACTGAATACATCACTAAGCCTTACTCTCCAGAGTACTTAGAAAATGTAGTTAGAAAAAATTTAAAACTAGGATGA
- the pheA gene encoding prephenate dehydratase: MKEIEKLRNKIDTIDDKILALLNERMLHVKDIGVIKQNLGGSIYRPERERAIINRLKNYNHGLLDQNAIEAIYQEIFAVSRNLEMPQSIAYLGPEGSYTHQVARTRFGAMSRYTPLANIEDVFKELAHKEAKYGVVPIENNTAGAVGVTLDCLGKYEDVKIFAEIYMDIHHSFVSMSENLKDIKRIYSHPQGYNQCRNFLESHDLSEIEFVASKSTAHAAYLASQDVTSAAICSKIAAKLYNVPILFETIEDNLANRTRFLILSDIKIPQMPHCKTSILALAAHKPGGLSDLLYEFKKEGINLTKLESRPIKTREFVHSFYIDFEGHIDDENVQRVLKKAEHIKWLGSYLSGESNEI; this comes from the coding sequence ATGAAAGAGATAGAAAAATTACGCAACAAAATCGATACTATCGATGATAAAATTTTGGCTTTGCTTAATGAAAGAATGCTTCATGTTAAAGATATAGGAGTTATTAAGCAAAATTTAGGTGGGAGTATTTATAGACCTGAGCGTGAAAGGGCTATTATAAATAGACTTAAAAATTATAATCATGGTTTATTAGATCAAAATGCAATCGAAGCAATTTATCAAGAAATTTTTGCTGTATCAAGAAATTTAGAAATGCCTCAAAGCATAGCTTATTTAGGTCCTGAGGGAAGCTATACTCATCAAGTAGCAAGAACGCGTTTTGGCGCTATGAGTCGTTATACTCCACTTGCAAATATAGAAGATGTTTTTAAAGAACTAGCTCATAAAGAAGCAAAATATGGAGTAGTCCCTATAGAAAATAATACAGCAGGTGCAGTGGGTGTGACGCTTGATTGTCTTGGAAAATACGAAGATGTAAAGATTTTTGCTGAAATTTATATGGATATTCATCATTCTTTTGTAAGTATGAGTGAGAATTTAAAAGATATTAAACGCATTTATTCTCATCCGCAAGGTTATAACCAATGTAGAAATTTTTTAGAAAGTCATGATTTAAGTGAAATAGAATTTGTAGCAAGTAAATCCACAGCTCATGCAGCTTACTTAGCTTCACAAGATGTTACTTCAGCTGCAATTTGCTCTAAGATTGCAGCAAAACTTTATAATGTGCCTATATTGTTTGAAACGATTGAGGATAATTTGGCAAATCGTACTAGGTTTTTGATTTTAAGTGATATAAAAATACCTCAAATGCCTCATTGTAAAACTTCCATCTTGGCACTTGCTGCGCACAAACCAGGTGGGCTTAGTGATTTATTATATGAGTTTAAAAAAGAGGGGATAAATTTAACAAAACTTGAATCACGCCCTATAAAAACAAGAGAATTTGTGCATAGTTTTTATATAGATTTTGAAGGACATATTGATGATGAAAATGTCCAAAGAGTATTAAAAAAAGCTGAGCATATAAAATGGCTTGGATCATATTTATCAGGAGAAAGCAATGAAATTTAA
- the serB gene encoding phosphoserine phosphatase SerB, protein MIKLCAFDFDSTLMDGETIDILAQEYNVGDAVKSITDKAMNGKLDFFESLSARVSLLKGMPVDQVKKCCENLPLMNGAKELCEYLKNKNIKIIIFSGGFHEGIDLIQNKLHFDFGFANFLHSKNGVLTGKVGGEIMFNNSKGIILQRLKKFLNLKTEEIMCVGDGANDISMFKECGLKIAFCAKEILRSHADICIDKKDLKEIIKVIQ, encoded by the coding sequence ATGATAAAACTTTGTGCTTTTGATTTTGATTCTACGCTAATGGATGGTGAAACCATTGATATTTTAGCACAAGAGTATAATGTCGGTGATGCTGTTAAAAGCATCACTGATAAAGCAATGAATGGTAAGCTTGATTTTTTTGAAAGTCTAAGTGCTAGAGTATCCTTGCTTAAGGGTATGCCTGTTGATCAGGTAAAGAAATGCTGTGAAAATTTACCTTTGATGAATGGCGCTAAAGAATTGTGCGAGTATTTAAAAAATAAAAACATAAAAATTATTATTTTTAGCGGTGGATTTCATGAAGGAATTGATTTAATACAAAATAAACTTCATTTTGATTTTGGTTTTGCTAACTTTTTACATAGTAAAAATGGTGTTTTAACGGGAAAGGTTGGCGGAGAAATTATGTTTAACAATTCAAAAGGTATTATATTACAAAGACTTAAGAAATTTTTAAATTTAAAAACAGAAGAAATCATGTGTGTGGGTGATGGAGCTAATGATATTTCTATGTTTAAAGAATGTGGATTAAAAATAGCTTTTTGTGCCAAAGAAATTTTAAGATCTCATGCAGATATTTGCATAGATAAAAAAGATTTAAAAGAGATAATAAAGGTAATACAATGA
- a CDS encoding transaldolase has protein sequence MKKFSLWCDFIENEFLDHEFLDLLYAKTINGATSNPAIFKNAILNSSIYKEKIKKINIKDKKSLYEYLAIEDIQKAADKLSLNFYENNDGFISIEIDPRLKDNTSLSLAEAKRLYTQISKENVMMKIPATNASYEVMYELMKSGISVNATLIFDFEQTKKCFEALNLGLKEFRKNNIANKKEPQAVISIFVSRFDRLLNGKVVDKNFIGILTATKSYKYIISQNEDNIRALFASTGVKGDDLEKDYYIKELLYDKAINTAPLDAINAFKGKNLVFKEPLKDECIEKKLQANISNDELKNACKFLLDDGLEQFCIAYEDILKSL, from the coding sequence ATGAAAAAATTTTCTCTATGGTGTGATTTTATAGAAAATGAATTTTTAGATCATGAATTTTTGGATTTACTTTATGCAAAAACTATAAATGGAGCTACTTCAAATCCTGCAATTTTCAAAAATGCTATTTTAAACTCAAGCATTTATAAAGAAAAAATCAAAAAAATTAATATCAAAGATAAAAAATCTTTATATGAGTATTTAGCTATTGAGGATATACAAAAAGCTGCAGATAAATTATCTTTAAATTTTTATGAAAATAATGATGGTTTTATCAGCATAGAAATTGATCCAAGATTAAAAGATAATACTAGTTTATCTTTGGCTGAAGCAAAAAGATTATACACACAAATTTCAAAAGAAAATGTAATGATGAAAATTCCAGCTACAAATGCTTCATATGAGGTAATGTATGAGCTTATGAAAAGTGGAATTAGTGTAAATGCTACTTTGATTTTTGATTTTGAACAAACTAAAAAATGTTTTGAAGCTTTAAATTTGGGATTAAAAGAATTTAGAAAAAACAATATCGCAAACAAAAAAGAACCACAAGCTGTAATTAGCATTTTTGTGAGCCGTTTTGATAGATTGTTAAATGGAAAAGTGGTGGATAAAAATTTTATAGGAATTCTTACAGCGACTAAATCATACAAATATATCATTTCTCAAAATGAAGATAATATCAGAGCTTTATTTGCAAGTACGGGTGTTAAGGGTGATGATTTAGAAAAAGATTATTATATAAAAGAATTATTATATGATAAAGCCATTAACACAGCACCCCTTGATGCCATAAATGCTTTTAAAGGAAAAAATTTAGTATTTAAAGAACCTTTAAAAGATGAGTGTATAGAAAAAAAATTACAAGCAAATATTTCAAATGATGAGTTAAAAAATGCTTGTAAGTTTTTATTAGATGATGGTTTAGAGCAATTTTGCATAGCTTATGAGGATATTTTAAAATCTTTATAA
- the lysA gene encoding diaminopimelate decarboxylase: MDYLKLAKQYNTPFYVYDFDKIKERFLLLKEAFKARKSQIFYAVKANSNLSVLKLLVSLDSGFDCVSAGEIYRALKAGAKNYKIIFSGVGKSADELKYALEQNILYVNLESYEEMLLLEQIAKESQKIARISIRVNPNVDAKTHPYISTGLHENKFGVDIESAKKMYIYAKNSQFLDPVSVHFHIGSQILDISSIHEASVIVAKLVKELLALKINIKFFDIGGGLGVCYKDEQEPNLYDYAQGILASLQGLDVCIGMEPGRFLVANAGEFVTKVLYEKFNDKKRFVIVDGAMNDLLRPSLYNAYHEITLLSENKEESLCDIVGGICESGDFLAKDRKLAKTKAGDLIIIKSAGAYGFSMSSNYNSRNKVCELACENNEVRMIRKRESYEDQIALELDFLKD, encoded by the coding sequence ATGGATTATTTAAAATTAGCAAAGCAATATAACACTCCTTTTTATGTTTATGATTTTGATAAAATCAAAGAGCGTTTTTTACTACTAAAAGAAGCTTTTAAAGCAAGAAAATCACAAATTTTTTATGCAGTTAAAGCAAATTCAAATTTAAGTGTTTTAAAACTTTTAGTTTCTTTAGATAGTGGATTTGATTGTGTTAGTGCGGGTGAGATTTATAGAGCTTTAAAAGCAGGTGCTAAAAATTATAAAATTATTTTTAGTGGGGTAGGTAAAAGTGCTGATGAGTTAAAATATGCTCTAGAGCAAAATATACTTTATGTAAATTTAGAAAGTTATGAAGAAATGCTTCTTTTGGAACAAATTGCTAAAGAAAGTCAAAAGATAGCTCGTATAAGCATAAGAGTAAATCCAAATGTAGATGCAAAAACCCATCCTTACATATCTACAGGGCTTCATGAAAATAAATTTGGTGTAGATATAGAAAGTGCTAAAAAAATGTATATTTATGCTAAAAATTCACAATTTTTAGATCCAGTTAGCGTGCATTTTCACATAGGCTCACAAATTCTTGATATAAGTAGTATTCATGAAGCTTCTGTAATTGTTGCAAAATTAGTAAAAGAGCTTTTAGCTTTGAAAATTAATATTAAGTTCTTTGATATAGGTGGGGGTTTAGGAGTTTGTTATAAAGATGAGCAAGAGCCAAATTTGTATGATTATGCTCAAGGAATTTTAGCAAGCTTGCAAGGACTTGATGTATGTATAGGTATGGAACCAGGTAGATTTTTGGTGGCAAATGCAGGAGAGTTTGTAACTAAAGTTTTGTATGAAAAATTCAATGATAAAAAGCGTTTTGTGATTGTTGATGGGGCAATGAATGATTTATTGCGTCCAAGTTTATATAATGCTTATCATGAAATCACACTTTTAAGTGAAAACAAAGAAGAAAGCCTTTGTGATATTGTTGGTGGAATTTGTGAAAGTGGTGATTTTTTAGCAAAAGATAGAAAATTAGCTAAGACAAAAGCAGGGGATTTGATTATAATTAAAAGCGCAGGTGCATATGGCTTTAGCATGAGTAGCAATTATAATTCTCGCAATAAAGTGTGTGAATTAGCCTGTGAAAATAATGAAGTAAGAATGATTAGAAAAAGAGAAAGTTATGAAGATCAAATTGCTTTAGAGCTTGATTTTTTAAAGGATTAA
- a CDS encoding chemotaxis protein CheW: MSDKLNQVLQKQQAQISEPDIDKEEDIIQLVGFVVGDEEYAIPILNIQEIIKPIEYTRVPSVPDYVLGVFNMRGNVMPLIDLAKRFNQGSSKMTPQTRYIVLKGVANGNQTPAGNAGFVIDRLTEAIKIHRSRIDPPPETLLKEKGMIFGIGKREENILTILKADALLKREF, encoded by the coding sequence ATGAGTGATAAATTAAACCAGGTTTTACAAAAACAACAAGCACAAATTTCTGAACCTGATATTGATAAAGAAGAGGATATTATTCAGCTTGTAGGTTTTGTTGTAGGAGATGAGGAATATGCTATTCCAATTTTAAACATACAAGAAATAATTAAGCCTATAGAATACACTAGAGTTCCAAGTGTACCTGATTATGTTTTAGGTGTGTTTAATATGAGGGGTAATGTTATGCCTTTAATTGATCTTGCAAAAAGATTTAATCAAGGCAGTTCTAAAATGACACCTCAAACTAGATATATAGTTTTAAAAGGTGTTGCAAATGGAAATCAAACTCCTGCAGGTAATGCAGGTTTTGTGATAGATAGACTTACAGAAGCTATTAAAATTCACAGAAGCAGAATTGATCCGCCACCTGAAACTTTACTAAAAGAAAAAGGTATGATTTTTGGTATAGGTAAAAGAGAAGAAAATATTCTTACTATACTAAAAGCTGATGCTTTATTAAAGCGCGAGTTTTAA
- a CDS encoding 50S ribosomal protein L25/general stress protein Ctc — protein sequence MLEGIVRESIGRKAAKALKRDGYLIANIYGKGLENINAAFKINEFIKEVRKKTTLAFDVKVGGKVLNVVVVDYQKDPVTAELKHVDLKVAQKGVISKYMVPVKIVGTAMGLKNKGVLIQSKRRLKVKCAAENLPNYFELDVTKLDVGDALLVRDVVVPEGVTMVDADRVAVVGVEKAR from the coding sequence ATGTTAGAAGGTATCGTTAGAGAGAGTATCGGTAGAAAAGCTGCTAAGGCTTTAAAAAGAGATGGTTATCTAATCGCAAACATCTATGGAAAAGGATTAGAAAACATCAATGCTGCTTTTAAAATAAATGAATTTATCAAAGAAGTTCGTAAAAAAACCACTTTAGCTTTTGATGTAAAAGTTGGAGGTAAAGTATTAAATGTTGTAGTGGTTGATTATCAAAAAGATCCTGTAACAGCTGAGTTAAAACATGTTGATTTAAAAGTGGCTCAAAAAGGTGTTATTTCTAAATACATGGTTCCTGTTAAGATAGTAGGAACTGCTATGGGTCTTAAAAACAAAGGTGTTTTAATACAATCTAAAAGAAGATTAAAAGTAAAATGTGCAGCTGAAAATTTACCAAATTATTTTGAACTTGATGTAACAAAACTTGATGTTGGTGATGCTTTATTGGTTCGTGATGTGGTTGTGCCTGAAGGTGTAACTATGGTTGATGCTGATAGAGTAGCTGTAGTTGGTGTAGAAAAAGCAAGATAA
- the pth gene encoding aminoacyl-tRNA hydrolase, with translation MTLVVGLGNIGEQYAQTRHNVGFMLIDLLLKDLEVAKLSNTKFKGELFKSSLAFFLKPSTYMNLSGESVKAVSDFYKCDRIIVIHDDIDLNLGALKFKIGGSSGGHNGLKSIDNLCGNAYERVRIGVGKDQDVISHVLGKFKQEEQESLNKVLEQAKKALFELLKSNIEQVASKYSIRN, from the coding sequence ATGACCTTAGTCGTAGGACTTGGTAATATAGGAGAACAATACGCTCAAACTCGTCATAATGTAGGGTTTATGCTAATTGACTTGCTTTTAAAAGATTTAGAAGTTGCTAAACTTTCAAATACTAAATTTAAAGGAGAACTTTTTAAAAGTTCTCTTGCTTTTTTTTTAAAACCTTCCACTTATATGAATTTATCTGGAGAAAGCGTAAAAGCTGTAAGTGATTTTTATAAATGCGATAGAATTATTGTAATCCATGATGATATAGATTTAAATTTGGGTGCTTTGAAATTTAAAATAGGCGGATCAAGTGGTGGGCATAATGGACTTAAAAGCATAGATAATCTTTGTGGTAATGCTTATGAGAGAGTGCGTATAGGAGTAGGAAAAGATCAAGATGTGATTTCTCATGTTTTGGGCAAATTTAAACAAGAAGAGCAAGAAAGTTTAAATAAGGTTTTAGAGCAAGCAAAAAAAGCTTTATTTGAACTTTTAAAATCAAACATAGAGCAAGTTGCTTCAAAATATTCTATAAGAAATTAA
- a CDS encoding HAD-IIA family hydrolase — translation MLFLDVQGTLISDYDKSPIDGALKLIKSLNKEKIPYVIITNNTKKLDFLNYLQNLGFEINEKVYIDPFCVLKDHLKPCKIAAFGAKEFLQSLQELGYELDFDNPKAFLIASYDDFKFQDFAKMIEYVKNGVQAIAMHEGSIYKKNSKLYPGVGSIMAMLKNACGFDYKVIGKPSKAFYESALNLLKLQDCNACFEKVLIISDDYKGDLLGAYELGMQTALVLSGKISNTQGLDTTKLNFVYDSIKNYYISRFK, via the coding sequence ATGCTTTTTTTGGATGTGCAAGGGACTTTGATTTCAGATTATGATAAAAGTCCTATAGATGGAGCTTTAAAACTCATTAAATCTTTAAATAAAGAAAAAATTCCTTATGTAATCATCACTAATAATACTAAAAAATTAGATTTTTTAAATTATTTACAAAATTTGGGTTTTGAGATTAATGAAAAGGTTTATATTGATCCTTTTTGTGTTTTAAAAGATCATTTAAAGCCTTGTAAAATAGCAGCTTTTGGTGCAAAAGAATTTTTACAAAGTCTTCAAGAGCTAGGTTATGAACTTGATTTTGATAATCCAAAAGCATTTTTAATAGCAAGTTATGATGATTTTAAATTTCAAGATTTTGCTAAAATGATAGAATATGTTAAAAATGGTGTGCAAGCTATAGCAATGCATGAGGGTAGTATTTATAAAAAAAACTCAAAGCTTTATCCAGGTGTTGGAAGTATCATGGCTATGCTTAAAAATGCATGTGGGTTTGATTATAAAGTCATAGGAAAACCTAGCAAAGCTTTTTATGAAAGTGCTTTAAATTTATTAAAACTACAAGATTGTAATGCATGTTTTGAAAAGGTTTTAATAATAAGTGATGATTATAAAGGTGATTTACTTGGTGCTTATGAGCTTGGTATGCAAACAGCTTTGGTTTTAAGTGGTAAAATTTCTAACACTCAAGGCCTTGATACAACTAAACTTAATTTTGTGTATGATAGTATTAAGAATTACTACATATCGAGGTTTAAATGA